The following DNA comes from Jatrophihabitans sp..
GGAGGGGATCCGCAGCGGTGCGTACTCCCAGTCTGGGTCGGCGTCCGCCATGGTCTGGGTCGGCATGGCTCAATTGTGCCCCTGCCAGGCCGCCCGCTGTCCAGCGACAGCCGCCTACTTCGACCGGCGGGCCGGAGGCCGTTGATCAGCGTGGTGGCCTGGCCGGCGGCGCGCCAGGCCGCACCGCCGTCAGCGCGCCCGCACGGTCACGGTGTGCAGCCCGGTCGCGCCGGACGGGAACGGGTCGCTGTCCGCCGTGACCTGCGGGTTGCCGTCCTGGTCGAAGGCCCGCACTCGCAGCCGGTGCTGCCCGGCCGACTCCGGCGTCCAGAGGTAGACCCACTGCCGCCAGGTGTCCACCGACGGAACCGGCGCTAACCTGGCCGGCTGCCAGGCGCCGTCGTCGACCTGCAGCTCCACCCGGGAGACGCCCACCTGCTGGGCCCAGGCCACCCCGGCGACCGGCACCGTCGAACCCACCGCGACGGCTCCCGGCGGCACCGGCCGGTCGATCCGGGATGCCAGCTTGATCGGCCCCTGGGCCGCCCAGCCGCCCTTCACCCAGTAGGCCTGGTAGTCGGCGAAGGTGGTGGCCCGCAGCTCGGTGATCCACTTGCAGGCCGAGACGTAGCCGTACAGGCCGGGCACCACCATCCGGACCGGAAAGCCGTGCGCGGCGGTCAGCGGCTCGCCGTTCATGCCGACGGCCAGCATCGCGTCCCGGCCGTCCATCACCACCGCGGTCGGCGAGCCGATCGTCATGCCGTCGCTGGACGAGGCGACCAGCTGGTCGGCGCGCGGCGAGATGCCGGCCTCGCGGAGCAGGTCGGCCAGCAGCACCCCGCGGAAGGTCGCGTTGCCGATCAGGTCACCGCCCACCTCGTTGGAGACGCAGGCCAGGGTGATCCAACGCTCCACCAGCGGTCTGGCCAGCAGATCGGCGAAGCTCAGCGTCAAGGGCCGCTCGACCATGCCGGAGATGCGCAGCTTCCAGGTGTCGGGATCGAGCTGCGGCACCCTCAGCGCGGTGTCGATCCGGTAGAAGCGGTCCACCGGGGTCCGGAACGGGTACCCGTTCTTGCCCAGGTCGAAGTTGTTGGCGCCGGCCGTGCCGCCGGCGGCCCCGGCCGAGGGCGACGAGCCGGGGCCCGACACCGGTTCGGGCAGCCGGATCGCCGCCCGGGCCGCCGAGACGTCGTAGCGGCGACGCTGTAGCGCCCGACCGCCCAGAACTCCGAACACCGCCAGGCCGGCGCCGATCAGCCCGCCCTGCAGGAACCGGCGCCGATCGGCCAGCAGAGCCCCCGGTGGGCGGGGCTCGAACGCGGTGCCGGCGGCGGCCCGGACCAGCGCGGCGAGGGCGGCCATCGCGGCCAGCGCCCCGACGATCGAGGGCAGCGCGTCGCTGGTGCGGGAGGCGTTGGCGGTCAGCGCGCAATAGCCGCCCAGCACCCCGAGCAGCGCGATGCCGGCCAGCCCCAGCCGCAGGGACCGCATCGCCAGCAGCCCGATCAACACCGCTAGCACCGCCAGCACCGCATAGATCCCGCCCAGCAGGACGGCCTTGTCAGCGGTGCCGAACTGCTCGATCGCCCACCTCTTCACCGGTTCGGGGGTGAGCAGGATGAACCGGTTGCCCACCGCGATCACCGGTGAGGCCGCCGGCCGGAGCAGGGCGGCGACCAGCTCGCCGACGCCGACCGCCACGCCGGCGGCCAGCAGGCCGACCGCGGCCGGAACCGCGAGCCGGCGCAGGGGGAGGGTCACCTGTCCATTCTGACCCGGCCCGCCGGCCTCGGTTGGCGGGACCGCGCCGATCGTTGGCCCCGGGGCAGGGTGCTGCTTGGTGTGTCGCCCTGCTGCGCGGCCAACGATCAGCCAGCTGACCCGGCTCGCCAGCTGGGCGGGGCGTCAGCGTTCGGAGGCCGAGTGCAGGGCCGTCACCAGCATCGTCCGGCGGGGTTTGGCCCCGATGTCGCGGACGGCGCGGGCCAGCGCGGGGCCGCTGCCGTGCACCACCGACAGGTGCGCCCGGGCCCGGGTCAGCGCGGTGTAGACCAGCGGCCGGGACAGCATCCGCCCGGCCTCCGGCGGCAACACCACGATCACGCCCCGGAACTCCGAGCCCTGCGCCCGGTGCACCGTGATCGCCCAGCCGTGGCTGATGTCGGCCAGCGTCTTGCCCGACACCTCGGCCAGCGCGGGGGTCGTGGTGCCGAAGTCGATGGTGACCACCTTGTCGCGGACCGCGGTCACCGTGCCCACCTCGCCGTTGGCGAAACCGGTCGGGCTGGCCTCGAGGTGGTTGGCGGTGGCCACCACCCGGTCACCGGGGTCGAACCGGTTGGCGCTCTTGCGAAAGGGCGAGGGGTTGAGCCGGGCCTTGAGGGCGGCGTTGAGTTCGATGGTGCCGGCCGGGCCGCGGTGCACCGGGGTGACGACCTGGATCTGATCGGCCTCGATTCCCAGCGCCCGCGGGATCGAGTCGGTCATCAGCTGCACCACCCGGTGGGCGCAGTCGGCCGACCCGCGGGCCGGGACGATCACCACCTCGCGATCGGGGGAGTCGACCGCCGGCAGCTGGCCGGACCGCACCGCGGTGGCCAGCCGGGCGATCGCGCCACCGGCGTCCTGGCGGTACAGGGTGGCCAGCTCCACCACCGGGACGGCGCCGGAGGCGATCAGGTCGGCCAGCACCTGGCCCGGCCCGATCGAGGGCAGCTGCGCCGAATCACCCACGATCATCAGGTGGGTGCCGTCGGCGCAGGCCCGCAGCAACGCCGCGGCCAGCTCCACGTCCAGCATCGATGCCTCGTCGACGACCACCAGGTCCTCATCCAGCGGCCAGTCCGCGCCGCGGGCGAACCCGGCGCTGAAGTCGATCTCTCCGCTGTCGCCGGAGCGCGGCTGGACGCCCAGCAGCCGGTGGATGGTCATCGCCTCGGCATCGCAGAGCTCGGCCAGCCGCTTGGCGGCCCGGCCGGTGGGCGCGGCCAGCGCGACCGACTTGCCGACCCGGGCGGCCTCGCGCACCACGGTGGCCACGGTCCGGCTCTTGCCGGTGCCGGGGCCGCCGGTCAGCACGCTGACCCCGTGGGTCAGGGCGTTGCCGACCGCGCTGCGCTGCACCTCATCCAGCCCGTCCGGCTCACGGTCCTGGTCGGCGGGCGCGGCTGGCGTCGCGGTGGCCGGCATGTCGGACTTCGCGGCGGCGCTCTTCTTGGACCGGCGGGGCTTCTTGGCCGGCGG
Coding sequences within:
- a CDS encoding AAA family ATPase; protein product: MAAELAEAGIRGPQDVSVAALIRLPRVGQLRAGRLFSAYLAAQPAYEVVQLLLAAGLPARLAGRAVEVFGAGAHRLLRDDPWRLLQLPGVDVPDADALARVAIAGVELSDPRRSRALVGFVLARVAREGHTVWPVSEVRLDLELYRIPDPDRAIADACAGEAVRAAAVQPAGPAGPAGPAGPAGPAGLVESAGPAPLAAEPMLALARYAAAEAEIAESVHRLVGSAKPLLPPAKKPRRSKKSAAAKSDMPATATPAAPADQDREPDGLDEVQRSAVGNALTHGVSVLTGGPGTGKSRTVATVVREAARVGKSVALAAPTGRAAKRLAELCDAEAMTIHRLLGVQPRSGDSGEIDFSAGFARGADWPLDEDLVVVDEASMLDVELAAALLRACADGTHLMIVGDSAQLPSIGPGQVLADLIASGAVPVVELATLYRQDAGGAIARLATAVRSGQLPAVDSPDREVVIVPARGSADCAHRVVQLMTDSIPRALGIEADQIQVVTPVHRGPAGTIELNAALKARLNPSPFRKSANRFDPGDRVVATANHLEASPTGFANGEVGTVTAVRDKVVTIDFGTTTPALAEVSGKTLADISHGWAITVHRAQGSEFRGVIVVLPPEAGRMLSRPLVYTALTRARAHLSVVHGSGPALARAVRDIGAKPRRTMLVTALHSASER
- a CDS encoding molybdopterin-dependent oxidoreductase, with protein sequence MTLPLRRLAVPAAVGLLAAGVAVGVGELVAALLRPAASPVIAVGNRFILLTPEPVKRWAIEQFGTADKAVLLGGIYAVLAVLAVLIGLLAMRSLRLGLAGIALLGVLGGYCALTANASRTSDALPSIVGALAAMAALAALVRAAAGTAFEPRPPGALLADRRRFLQGGLIGAGLAVFGVLGGRALQRRRYDVSAARAAIRLPEPVSGPGSSPSAGAAGGTAGANNFDLGKNGYPFRTPVDRFYRIDTALRVPQLDPDTWKLRISGMVERPLTLSFADLLARPLVERWITLACVSNEVGGDLIGNATFRGVLLADLLREAGISPRADQLVASSSDGMTIGSPTAVVMDGRDAMLAVGMNGEPLTAAHGFPVRMVVPGLYGYVSACKWITELRATTFADYQAYWVKGGWAAQGPIKLASRIDRPVPPGAVAVGSTVPVAGVAWAQQVGVSRVELQVDDGAWQPARLAPVPSVDTWRQWVYLWTPESAGQHRLRVRAFDQDGNPQVTADSDPFPSGATGLHTVTVRAR